The genomic stretch cccccccattcccCCAACCCCGTCCTTATATCCCTATCCCAATTTGTTTTATCCCCTATATCCAACATACCAAAAACGTTTCACCCCCTCATTTGGGCCTTTGTGTTATTATTGTAAGAAAAAGTTGCAAACATAAAGTTGTACTCTTTTATTTCAGTATTTATAAAGTGCAAATGAGTGTAATTAATCATGGTCTGtgcaaaaaaaaaacgtttctaTATAATTATCATTAACAACACACGAATTTTCAAAATAGATGTTTATATCATACTGAACCAAATCTTACACTGCCTCAATACTTGCATAACTTGTAGAAATAAAGTTGTACATGATGACatctataaattcaaaatttggtatgCACCCACAATAAACCGAATAGTCTTCtcttcgtgttttttttttttttacatttcatattttCGTTTTATACTGAGTATTactgaggttctttgatatgccgaatctatccgtgtatttagatttttaatattaaaacttaataaaaacaacaaaaatcttggggttcattgatatgttgaatcttaaaaatgtatttaaatttttgattatgggcccagtttttaagttggtccgcattggggtccaaaatcaaaattttttctcgctatattgaagacctattggtggccttcggctgttgtctgctctatggtcgggttgttgtcgctttgacacattccccatttcctttctcaattttatttgtttgatttcaacaaaagttGAACatatgggttctttgatatgataaatctaaccatgtatttcgATTTCTTTTTTGTCCCTGTTATCAAATTGctccacattgaggtcaaaagggtccaaaatacaacttttgtttgatttcatcaaaatcaaTTTATTGGTGTTCTTTGATGTGCTAAATCAAACTgtgtttttagattttaagtttttggtcctgttttcaaattggtctacattaaggtaaaaagagtccaaaattaaactttgatttcatcaaaaattgaattcttgtgattctttgatatgctgattcaATCCAtggccatgtatttagatttgtgGATTTTGAACCATAACAGgtaaatttatctttttaaagttcataagaccacattcattctgtatcagaaacctatgctgtgtcaactatttaatcacaatccaaattcagagctgtatcaagcttgaatggtgtgtccatatttgccccaactattcagggttcgacctctgtggtcgtataaagctgcaccctgcagagcatctggttatcaTTTGGATTtgctttttatattaattaaaaaaaaaaaaaaatttaagaaaagaaaaatatggGAATGGTGGAATATGGACGCAAGAGGCAGACAAATTCGGTCAACACCCACAcatatgttaaatataaaaacgaCATGGGAAAAGGTTTGTATTGATGTCAAAACAAATCCAAAACGTAATACATTGCTTAATTTGTCCTCAATAATTAACTATAGAGGTGTACATGTTTTTCATTTACTGTTTAAAAGGCCTCAGGTCTGTTCAATTGCTGCACATTTTTGCATGCAAAggcttttttaaagtttattttaattatatgcaatgggatttgctcattgttgaaggtcgtaggAGGACTTATAGAGTCCGATTAAGGAATCTTACGCAGCAACATATATGGTTGGTACATATACATTTTACTAGTCTCGCTCCTTACGCCGTCTTCCATTTTCAAAATCTTGGATCTCCTCCAGACTTATACTGTTTATAATTATGCTCGGCCTTGCCTTTGGTTGTACAAAAGTTGATACAACTATTATATCCCCTTATGTTTACTTATGTTGATAATTCAAGATACAAATAACtcttaaaaaatttcaaatgcaAAACATATTTCACTCCGTGTTATCACGAAATGTTTAAAAGTTTGTTAGTACGTATTATGTATAATCATAATGATCAAAGATCATATTTTGCACACCCGTAGCTAGGGGTATTCGAGGGGTCCGTACGACCCCccctttaaaaacaaataagcactgtaaAATTCGACTTTCTGTTCGAATCGTAACTGTTATAGTTGAGTATGATTGTATTGACTCCTCCCCCCTTTGGAATTTCCTGGCTACGGGCGCCCGTTTCGCATTCCTTCTGTTAAAGAGAGGTGGAAGACACcaaatataagttatatggttcgttACTGACCcactacggatccatagagggttagtaaaatccataggggaggccggaggccgaatcccctatggattttattcaccctctatggatccgtagggggtcagtagttaaccgtataacgaatttatcgcacgctggactttttctgctgcgttttgttgaaaaataaacaatgaaacacaacattagtaaatgacgtcaccattaacgcgtcatgaaccccctatgaaatctTCTAcccccctacggtctcatagggggtcaccacgtgacggcgctaaaccaatcacaacgtgatattttaccagcggcagtggcggatccagaacttttcataaggggggcccactgactgacctaaagggggggggggcactccagtcatgccccccaggcccccctggatccgcgtATGAGCGATGCGATAAGGCTGTATATACAAACTCATATAAGAAAAAttgacaaagccatggcttaaaaaaaagaaacgacgAACATAAAAAAACGAAAAGGCAAACTAAATTAAACTGAGAAACATAGACCCACAAAAAAGGGTGATGATCCAGAAGGGGAATACAATTCTGCTCCTGCTGTATAGCGATGGTAATCTGATGAATCTGCATTTTAACCGTGAAATACAAtgtagtccagtcaatctagcataaaatTGACCCTAACCTTAAAGTAATTGCTACAGAAGAATTTTTAGTCTTAacctttagcattataccccaaatatacacagataaaaattcccaaaaattcttacttgaggaagactaaaaaatcACGATTTAAaatcctatggagatttgcattgaaaaaaggAGATCTATAACTCTGCAAACAaggcaaaaatatcaataaaacttgatacaaaattataactttacagcttctattcaacagaatgtactaaatcttaatattttagccgtctttagagtataacaaacaactctaaacgTGTTTTCAACGATAACATAAGACGATTAACACGATTCCATCAATCAAAACAAAAGACAGATACCAGGATATTGCATTTTTACACATTTTACATCTTTATAGATTTATTAAGcatgttaaataaaattatcaattttaacttattttaagaATTACATGAATTACTgaattttttcactttatttcaaAGGTTGAGATGGCATCTATGCAAAACCATTTCTGTGATATATGTGTAGAGAGTCACGTGGTGGCTGTCGTCTGGTGTCCAGATTGTGAAGAATTCCTTTGTCCTGAGTGCAGCAAACACCACAGTCGGGCCAAAATATCACGTGATCACACAACGATAACAGTAGCAGACTATAAAAAGTTACCGCCTTCTTTCTTGTCTATTAGATATAGCTGCTCCGATCACAACgaaaagtttgaattttattgCCCATTTCATAAACACCCGTGCTGTGTAAAATGTGTAAATGAAACTCATGTTGATTGTAGGAACTTGGTTCCACTACATGATGCGATAAAGGGCGCGAAAACAGAAAACGGATTGTTGCAAATTGACCAGGAGCTTAGAAGTGTGCAAAAAAGTTTAAATGACATTTACGAAAATTGTTCTTCAAATCTTCAAAAGTTGGATAAGCATAAGAAAACATCGTGTGATGAGATTGTCAATATAAGACATGTGATTAATCAGAGACTTGATAAGTTAGAGGGCGCTTTACAAGAGGAGCTGGAAGAAAAATACGTGGCAGCAAAAACTAAAACAGGGACACTATTATCTGACATTATGAATCAGAGAGGCACAGTAAACGGTGTCATAAGAGATTTAGAAATCATCAAGAAAGTTGCAACAGGTTTTCAAATTTTCATGATAGTCAGTGAAATCGAGAACACCATAACAGAAAGAGTTCAGTACCTAGAAGAACTACATGAAGCGGGAAGTTTAGATGAACTCAATTTACAATTAAATGTAGACCCTGCTTTAATGTCttttatgaagaatgctttttcGTTCGGAACGATTTCATATCATCACAATCCAATATCCCTCGATATTCTTTCATTACAAGGAGAACATGCAGAGACAATCGTTCGACCGTCCAATACTATcgataaaattaaattaataccTAAACAACGAATTCAGCTTCCAAAAAGTGAAAACGTGACAGGGATTACTGGATGTGAAATCTTAAACGATGGACAATTATTGTTTGTTGACTTTGATAACAAACGATTGTTATCAGCCGATAGTCAAAGTAAATCGAACGAGCTGATGAAATTGTCAAGCTCACCACGTGACATCGCGATTGTCGATAAAAATACTGTCGCAATCACACTTCGGGACGATCAAACTGTTGTTCTGATCGATGTAAAAGCTAGTAAAATAGTTAAAACATTTAATGTGACATCACCTTGTTATGGCATTGACCGAGTTGAAGATAAACTAGTGGTTAGGCTCAACCATATCGGTcaatttcttgttttaaatttaaaaggaaaaatttTAAGTCGGTTACACATTTCCGGGTATTACATTCAAGACGTGGCATTATTTGACGggaaaatattttgcacaaattgCGAAGACCATCACGTGTATTGCTATGATATGAATGGAGACCTGTTGTGGAAATATGCAGATGAGAATCTCCGAAAACCCTTTGGTATTGGCGAGGATAGTCATGGAAATATCTACGTAGCAGGGAGAGAAACGAATAATGTTCTTCTTATTTCACCAGACGGTCACCGAACGAAAGAGTTGTTGACAAGTAAACACGGACTGTGTGATCCCTATGCCCTTCATGTTAATAAAACTACCAATCAGTTATTAGTTTGCAACGAATTTGGAGGTCAAGCTTTCTTATTTGATATTGCTAATTGATTAATGTATTAATAACCTTATTTGATATTGCTAATTAATTAatgtattaataaataaaaacgaaaacaaaaattcacattttatttcatttgtatatatgtcTATACATGGATTTATCAAGATGTTTGTGCAACGAAAGATGGAGAAAttatattattacattggttgcaatgaattacattgatttcccagttagataaaaaccgataatttcacatgtgaaataaacgtggttatttcactctctgacgtcatacaacaataggcgttgtcaagacgtcgataacgtcggatcaaaacaaattgtcaatgcgtaggaaaaagatatagttccttacattttctacattaattttataaaaaaagccaaattttgccaatgtaataaaaagaataactaatcgccgtatttgaatataaaaaataagacaacttgtgaccgaacgccgctatggattaaactcgtgctgcgcactcgtttaatccatgcgtcgttcggtcacgcgttgtcttatttttgatattcaaatacggcgattagttatactataaatatttttatagtagAAACGTACCTGCATTATTTATTTCTTGGTAGACACATTCCACCATTGGTTCGATTTCTCGATGACTttgtctaagggagctaccatttaatttttatgggggggggggggggggggggctaggatgaaaaataggcaggacaggagttttgagtaaaaaaaaggcaggatgagacagttgcaaaaaaaaaaagtcaggacgacaatttaggtaaaaaaagtcaggataaactaaaaaaaaaaaagcaggaccgaacagagtgaaaaataaaaaggcaggacagagattacagctaaaaaaaaatgcaggacaaaatttttcatcctagcccccccataaaaatcaaatggtagctccctaatataaaaacaaagaaaatgggGTATCAGTCCATAACACAAAATCAGTGCATGCACAGCGAAAAACACAAAATCAGTGCATGCACAGCGAAAAACACAAAAAGCTAAGCATGTAAAAAACATCGCTgttttgctgttcttcatctcaaattcacaatgaggccttcaacacggagcagaACATAAGACATCACTTTCAGTTGGTTGTGTTAAGCCTTTCTGGTACTAtctctgttgtttttttgtttgttcctaATGTTTGTTTTGTCTGATGCATGATGGTCTAGGTTGAGTATgcataatagagaaaaatgggcaaACAGTCctgaataaatacaaatatttctccATTGATGCAGTTGAAGAAGACTTGGAGGATCTCCATATAGAAATATTATCCCGAACATATATGGAAAAGGAATTATGATGAAATTTATATATACTTTACTATTCcaatatataatggtttactttttaaattgttatttgtatggagagttgtctcattggcactcacaccacatcttcctatatctatatggtTCTCTTTCAGTTGCAGATCCAAAAGGGGGGTCCGGGGTAAGAACctctttttaaccggatttttgtgacaaaaatgtcggttattgatttggggatgtacggcgggcggccggtcgggcgggcggcaatcaaaagTGTCCGTGCATTACCTCATGAACGGTTCAaccaaaacttttgaaattttaatatgttgttcctgacaactaaatgaaggtcaagttcaataatggcgattttgacttttaccgttcaagagttatggttcttgaaagattgaaaaatggagtttccactcgtgtccgtgcatttatgcatcaactgttctaccaaagcttcccaaattttaatatgttgttactgatgacaaaatggaagtcaagttcaataatgacgattttgacttttaccgttcaggagttatggttcttgaaagattgaaaaatggtgtttccattcgtGTCCGCgtattttctcatgaaccattcaacgaaagcttttgaaatttttatatgttgttacttctgacaaaatagaggtcaagttaaataataacgattttgacttttaccgttcaggagttatggttcttgaaagatcacaaaatggcgtttccattcacgttgttgcatttactcatgaaccattcaatctaagcttttcaaattttaatatgttgatactgatgacaaaatggaggtcaaatttgatattgacgattttcactttcaccattcatcagtaatggatggttcttgtgatattgccaggacacaaataaatgttaataaatccggtttgttatcgttgtgacagcctcttgtttacgTTGGTTTGGGAACCCTTCAAAAAATTACTGCCCCTGTCTTTGGTATAGTTGATTTATTCAGTAAGTCCAAGCTGCTATTCGATGTAATCAAAGTAGCAGGAATTAGCAATTATAGATTACTCCAATATGGTAGTAATTCACGTGTGTGTGCTAGAGGGTTAACTGTCTCATTTGATAGTTTACTAGTAGCCTAGTAAGATCATCACAAAAGTGGGCTGGGTGAATAAAAAACCGTAAGAATAGGACAACCGATTGTTCAAAGAAAATTGGATTAAAAGGCGTACATACATTGTAATAACCGTACGTACACATAAAacataacttgaattgaaaacatctcttaaacaaaacaaaattgactCGATCCAGAGGGTAAGCATTTCAGGACTGTTTCATGTGAGTGTGTGTCGACAGGGGGAATAGAACAAAACGATAAGGAGATTTAACAGACGAGTATGCTAAGTATATATTATAAATGCAAACATATGAAAATTGTGTCAATTTAAGGAGGATCgagactattcgactgcgcataatttcacgcatgaattgcCATGCACACGAAAAGTTTTTGTCATaaattcacaactataggtcaccatatgtccgtattacaattatttttttttaaatgaaacaaaccAACTTTAGTACATCGAAAACTTAATGTCCGTGTCGCTTTTTATGCTACTCtgctttttaattatttatttgttttggaattGCTTGAATATCTACTTAATCAGGGATATGCATATATAGTATTTCAAAATGGCTCTGACTTAAACGACTTAAACAAGAGTTTAAAACAAGTTAGCCTAagttgttagtcttgtattatttttaattttagtttcttgtgtacaatttggagtttagtatggcgttcattatcactgaactagtacatgtatatacatttgtttaggggccagctgaaggacgcctccgggtgcgggaatttctcgctgcattgaagacctgttggtgaccttctgctgttgtctttttgaAACCGGGTGGAAATGGGCATCATAAAGACTCGGTTGTGAATATGTATGGATTCTTTATTAAAGGTCTTAGTAATCAGTTGTCTCGTATAAAGACCCTacaaaaca from Mytilus edulis chromosome 7, xbMytEdul2.2, whole genome shotgun sequence encodes the following:
- the LOC139481899 gene encoding uncharacterized protein isoform X1, coding for MASMQNHFCDICVESHVVAVVWCPDCEEFLCPECSKHHSRAKISRDHTTITVADYKKLPPSFLSIRYSCSDHNEKFEFYCPFHKHPCCVKCVNETHVDCRNLVPLHDAIKGAKTENGLLQIDQELRSVQKSLNDIYENCSSNLQKLDKHKKTSCDEIVNIRHVINQRLDKLEGALQEELEEKYVAAKTKTGTLLSDIMNQRGTVNGVIRDLEIIKKVATGFQIFMIVSEIENTITERVQYLEELHEAGSLDELNLQLNVDPALMSFMKNAFSFGTISYHHNPISLDILSLQGEHAETIVRPSNTIDKIKLIPKQRIQLPKSENVTGITGCEILNDGQLLFVDFDNKRLLSADSQSKSNELMKLSSSPRDIAIVDKNTVAITLRDDQTVVLIDVKASKIVKTFNVTSPCYGIDRVEDKLVVRLNHIGQFLVLNLKGKILSRLHISGYYIQDVALFDGKIFCTNCEDHHVYCYDMNGDLLWKYADENLRKPFGIGEDSHGNIYVAGRETNNVLLISPDGHRTKELLTSKHGLCDPYALHVNKTTNQLLVCNEFGGQAFLFDIAN
- the LOC139481899 gene encoding uncharacterized protein isoform X2 is translated as MASMQNHFCDICVESHVVAVVWCPDCEEFLCPECSKHHSRAKISRDHTTITVADYKKLPPSFLSIRYSCSDHNEKFEFYCPFHKHPCCVKCVNETHVDCRNLVPLHDAIKGAKTENGLLQIDQELRSVQKSLNDIYENCSSNLQKLDKHKKTSCDEIVNIRHVINQRLDKLEGALQEELEEKYVAAKTKTGTLLSDIMNQRGTVNGVIRDLEIIKKVATGFQIFMIVSEIENTITERVQYLEELHEAGSLDELNLQLNVDPALMSFMKNAFSFGTISYHHNPISLDILSLQGEHAETIVRPSNTIDKIKLIPKQRIQLPKSENVTGITGCEILNDGQLLFVDFDNKRLLSADSQSKSNELMKLSSSPRDIAIVDKNTVAITLRDDQTVVLIDVKASKIVKTFNVTSPCYGIDRVEDKLVVRLNHIGQFLVLNLKGKILSRLHISGYYIQDVALFDGKIFCTNCEDHHVYCYDMNGDLLWKYADENLRKPFGIGEDSHGNIYVAGRETNNVLLISPDGHRTKELLTSKHGLCDPYALHVNKTTNQLLVCNEFGGQAFLFDIAN